In Stieleria varia, one genomic interval encodes:
- a CDS encoding SMP-30/gluconolactonase/LRE family protein, with protein sequence MSDVRSQIVFSILLTLLICVPAAAQSGSEPNPEKLRVISHNVWYGFTQKTEPRYSDWKRWMKAQSPDVVSLQELNTYTEERLQADAQSWDHPYCVLLKEDGFPTGITSRYPITDVKRIRQGFHHGLLRCRIQGIWFYVIHFHPSDFQRRIDEAALLKQDVESLPDENPKVVLAGDFNGFSPADKKQYDSDELLVPFFQGLDQKSRTARNLNDGKLDYGGIQAILDQGYTDLIDSRRSPQLPFVGTFPAALVSDQDHGTDRRLDYLFVSPSLRDQVDSVAILRDPCTEMLSDHIPVTATIRLREPDAKESVFASTPELLQETGAGEGPAWHPRLGLLTSGEGNINQLDLAGRQSVWMRDAGSNGLRFDEQGDLVICQSAQRRLVRRHQDGSLQVLADHFQNMKFNNPNDLAMDAKGRIYFTDPRYGDRSSMEMRDDSGVLVEGVYRVDPDGSIDRIITNEVDRPNGIAISTDNRFLFVADNNNSHGGARKLWRFDLNPDGGIDPATQRLIHDWGSTRGPDGMKLDTAGRLYVAAGLNRPNLPHETADPPTAGIYVFSPAGELLEFVAIPRDETTNCAFGGEDGKTLFVTAGGSLWSIRTTTPGQVF encoded by the coding sequence ATGTCCGACGTAAGAAGCCAGATTGTGTTCTCGATTCTGCTGACACTTTTGATCTGCGTTCCTGCCGCGGCCCAGTCGGGTAGCGAACCGAATCCGGAGAAGCTGCGGGTCATCTCGCACAATGTGTGGTATGGGTTCACACAGAAAACAGAGCCTCGGTACTCCGACTGGAAACGATGGATGAAGGCTCAATCGCCGGACGTCGTTTCGCTGCAGGAGCTAAACACCTACACGGAGGAAAGACTGCAGGCGGATGCACAGTCGTGGGATCATCCCTACTGCGTCTTGCTCAAGGAAGACGGATTTCCCACGGGGATCACCTCCCGATATCCCATCACGGATGTGAAACGAATTCGCCAGGGATTTCATCATGGCCTCCTGCGATGTCGCATCCAGGGCATTTGGTTCTACGTGATCCATTTTCATCCCTCCGATTTCCAACGAAGGATCGATGAAGCAGCCCTTTTGAAACAGGACGTGGAGTCACTGCCCGACGAAAATCCTAAGGTCGTGCTGGCCGGTGATTTCAATGGCTTCTCACCAGCCGACAAAAAACAGTATGACTCGGATGAACTGTTGGTGCCCTTCTTCCAAGGGCTTGATCAGAAAAGCCGCACTGCCCGCAATCTGAACGATGGAAAACTCGACTACGGCGGGATCCAAGCGATTCTGGATCAAGGATACACAGATTTGATCGATTCCCGTCGATCTCCTCAGCTTCCCTTCGTAGGAACCTTTCCGGCGGCGCTCGTGAGCGATCAGGATCATGGTACTGATCGCCGACTGGACTACCTCTTTGTCTCGCCCTCGTTGCGTGATCAGGTGGATTCGGTCGCGATCTTGCGTGACCCTTGCACGGAAATGCTCTCGGACCATATTCCAGTGACGGCGACCATCCGGCTGCGTGAGCCCGACGCTAAAGAGTCTGTGTTCGCATCAACGCCGGAACTGCTGCAGGAAACGGGTGCCGGTGAAGGCCCCGCGTGGCATCCGAGACTTGGACTGCTGACCAGTGGCGAAGGGAATATCAATCAGCTCGATCTGGCGGGGAGGCAAAGCGTTTGGATGCGCGACGCGGGATCCAACGGCCTGAGATTTGACGAACAGGGTGACTTGGTGATCTGTCAGTCGGCTCAGCGACGTTTGGTGCGGCGACATCAGGATGGTTCGCTGCAAGTTCTGGCAGACCATTTTCAGAACATGAAATTCAATAACCCCAACGACCTGGCCATGGATGCAAAGGGGCGGATTTATTTTACCGACCCTCGCTACGGTGATCGCTCCTCCATGGAGATGCGGGATGATTCCGGAGTCTTGGTCGAAGGCGTTTACCGAGTGGATCCTGATGGCTCGATTGACCGTATCATCACTAATGAAGTCGATCGACCCAATGGGATCGCAATCTCGACCGACAATCGATTTCTGTTTGTAGCAGATAACAACAACAGCCACGGCGGGGCACGCAAGCTGTGGCGATTCGACCTGAACCCCGATGGCGGCATTGACCCAGCGACACAAAGGCTGATTCACGACTGGGGTTCGACGCGGGGACCGGATGGCATGAAGCTGGATACCGCCGGGAGGCTCTATGTTGCCGCTGGCCTCAATCGTCCCAACTTGCCTCACGAAACCGCTGATCCACCGACTGCGGGTATCTACGTCTTTTCACCTGCCGGCGAGTTGTTGGAATTCGTTGCCATCCCTCGTGACGAAACCACCAATTGTGCCTTCGGCGGCGAGGACGGCAAAACGCTGTTCGTAACCGCGGGAGGCTCATTATGGAGCATCCGCACGACCACTCCCGGTCAAGTGTTTTGA
- a CDS encoding PVC-type heme-binding CxxCH protein codes for MSLHIARFLLLAALGLAARFAFAAEGQHVAQPAWGVALSQADSFSKIEVAEPFEVELAAAEPLVMDPVDFDWGPDGRLWVAEMADYPHGLDGQGQPGGRIRVLTDRDGDGRYEHASLFADKLNTPTGVLAWRDGVLVTACPDVLYLADTTGDGIADHVEKLYSGFGVGNEQHRVNGLRWGLDNWVYLANGDSGGTVISHRTGKEVDIRGRDLRIRPDTGEIETQSGQTQFGRNRDNWGNWFGCNNPNPIFHYVLDESYLARNPHLVPPKVRRDIRIGDAVVYPIGPIISHCDPKYRPIGATPIFTSACGTIVYRDNLFGDQYTDVTFTSEPVYNIVHARKLIPRGVTFESVKLQDDEREFLRSADPWSRPTGLHVGPDGALYVADMVREVIEHPEWIADELEQTLDLRAGAELGRLYRIAPKDAPRRPFQRLDQLTATDLVDALDSPSGWQRDMVQRMLLWKAVESTEADAAILCSRLHGVLSSHSNPLARLHALATLSGIGQVSDEDLRLGMRDAHAGIRRHAIRILGEQVRQGDGTIENQWQTDIERLIDDADPMIRLQLAYSLGEFRNAWAFEMLASIATRVNDDPYLSAAVLSSVHKQNVQAITSAICRDGHCQSSMAGTMAAMAIKLNAPTAASHWLQSIASNIASNVDSMPDSQPDIPTWQSLDRFFQSLGGSDRELERQLDTNGTASLRRLHRLAYETTGSPDAPLANRLAGIKLLGRLKSERVADTELLTGFLSPQTPVELQQAAVATLAGMESADVPSILTASWDTHGPALRDQILGTLLSRTSWTSELLSKIEQGVISQNSLSGTQRSQLSQHRDTSIRERAAKVLQAVDSDRERVLQAYSRSLRVIDDGRADADRGRVVFTTKCTACHRLGGQGNAIAPDLAALTNRSPAAILTAIIDPSRAVEAKYQQYQLLLRDGRTLVGMLTEETANSLTLASADGKTQSFLRNEIELLRGSPISMMPVGLEQEISVEQMADLLRYILDQPPTK; via the coding sequence ATGTCACTACACATTGCACGGTTTCTGCTTCTTGCCGCTCTCGGTTTGGCTGCCCGGTTCGCTTTCGCTGCTGAGGGCCAACACGTTGCCCAACCGGCCTGGGGCGTCGCGCTGAGTCAGGCGGATTCCTTCTCGAAAATCGAAGTCGCCGAGCCGTTTGAGGTTGAGCTGGCTGCCGCCGAACCTCTGGTCATGGATCCGGTTGATTTTGACTGGGGACCGGACGGTCGTTTGTGGGTCGCGGAGATGGCGGACTATCCACATGGCCTGGACGGGCAGGGGCAACCAGGGGGACGCATTCGTGTGCTGACCGATCGCGATGGGGATGGGCGCTATGAACACGCCTCATTGTTTGCCGACAAGCTCAATACTCCGACGGGCGTGCTGGCGTGGCGCGACGGTGTTCTCGTCACGGCTTGTCCGGATGTTCTTTATCTGGCAGACACGACCGGCGATGGCATTGCCGATCATGTGGAGAAACTTTATTCCGGATTCGGCGTCGGCAACGAACAGCATCGCGTCAACGGGTTGCGTTGGGGACTGGACAATTGGGTTTATCTGGCCAACGGCGATAGCGGCGGAACGGTGATCTCCCATCGCACGGGCAAGGAAGTTGACATCCGTGGACGCGATCTACGCATCCGCCCTGACACCGGTGAGATCGAAACGCAATCTGGACAGACACAATTCGGTCGCAATCGCGACAACTGGGGCAATTGGTTTGGGTGCAACAATCCCAACCCGATCTTTCATTACGTATTGGATGAGAGCTATTTGGCTCGCAATCCGCATTTGGTGCCGCCCAAAGTTCGACGTGACATTCGTATCGGAGATGCAGTGGTCTATCCCATCGGCCCGATCATCAGCCACTGTGATCCCAAGTATCGACCGATCGGTGCCACACCGATATTCACGTCGGCTTGTGGAACCATCGTCTATCGCGACAACTTGTTCGGCGACCAATACACCGATGTCACTTTCACAAGTGAACCGGTTTACAACATCGTTCATGCTCGCAAGCTGATTCCGCGTGGTGTCACGTTTGAAAGCGTGAAATTGCAAGACGACGAACGCGAATTCCTTCGCTCCGCCGATCCTTGGTCACGACCGACGGGGTTGCATGTCGGACCCGACGGTGCGTTGTACGTTGCCGACATGGTTCGCGAAGTCATCGAGCATCCCGAGTGGATTGCGGACGAGTTGGAGCAGACACTTGACTTGCGAGCGGGCGCCGAACTTGGCCGGTTGTATCGAATCGCACCCAAAGACGCGCCCCGACGTCCTTTTCAACGCCTCGACCAATTGACCGCAACGGATTTGGTCGATGCTTTGGATTCTCCCAGCGGTTGGCAACGAGATATGGTGCAGCGGATGCTGCTGTGGAAAGCGGTTGAGTCAACCGAAGCAGACGCGGCAATCCTCTGCAGTCGTTTGCACGGTGTCTTGTCGAGCCACTCCAACCCGCTGGCCCGCCTGCATGCTTTGGCGACCCTCAGCGGGATCGGTCAGGTCTCCGACGAAGACCTCCGGCTGGGCATGAGAGATGCGCACGCGGGGATTCGACGTCACGCGATCCGAATCTTGGGCGAACAAGTCCGTCAGGGCGACGGAACGATCGAGAATCAGTGGCAGACCGATATCGAACGATTGATCGATGATGCTGACCCAATGATACGACTGCAACTCGCCTATTCGCTGGGCGAGTTTCGCAATGCGTGGGCGTTCGAAATGTTGGCATCGATTGCCACGCGAGTGAACGATGATCCGTACTTGAGCGCGGCCGTGCTGAGTAGTGTTCACAAGCAGAACGTGCAGGCCATCACATCGGCAATCTGTCGAGATGGACATTGCCAATCAAGCATGGCGGGCACCATGGCAGCGATGGCAATCAAACTGAATGCGCCCACGGCAGCCTCTCACTGGTTGCAGTCTATCGCATCGAACATCGCATCGAACGTCGATTCGATGCCAGACAGCCAACCGGACATCCCGACATGGCAGTCATTGGATCGATTTTTCCAGTCTCTCGGCGGCTCCGATCGAGAACTGGAGCGGCAGCTTGATACCAACGGAACCGCGAGCCTGAGACGATTGCATCGGTTGGCGTACGAAACGACTGGGTCACCGGACGCGCCACTTGCCAATCGACTTGCCGGGATCAAGCTGCTGGGGCGACTGAAATCCGAGCGGGTCGCCGATACCGAGTTGCTGACGGGTTTTCTGTCACCCCAAACGCCGGTCGAGCTACAGCAGGCGGCGGTGGCCACGCTTGCGGGAATGGAGTCTGCGGATGTTCCCTCCATTTTGACCGCGAGCTGGGACACTCACGGCCCAGCCTTGCGAGATCAAATCCTTGGCACGCTGCTGAGTCGAACGAGTTGGACGAGTGAACTGCTGAGCAAGATCGAGCAAGGCGTGATCTCACAGAACTCTCTCAGTGGTACTCAACGGAGCCAGCTTTCGCAGCACAGAGACACGTCGATCAGGGAACGAGCGGCGAAGGTCTTGCAGGCGGTCGACTCGGATCGCGAGCGTGTGTTGCAAGCTTATTCCCGATCGCTGAGGGTCATCGACGATGGGCGAGCCGACGCGGATCGCGGACGTGTGGTCTTTACGACCAAGTGTACGGCCTGCCATCGGCTCGGTGGGCAAGGCAACGCGATTGCGCCCGACCTGGCAGCGTTGACCAATCGTTCACCCGCGGCAATCTTGACCGCGATCATCGATCCCAGTCGTGCAGTCGAAGCCAAGTATCAGCAGTACCAGTTGCTGCTTCGTGACGGTCGAACGCTGGTCGGGATGCTGACAGAGGAAACCGCGAACAGTCTGACCCTGGCCAGCGCCGACGGAAAAACGCAATCTTTTCTACGCAATGAAATCGAACTGCTACGAGGCAGCCCCATCTCCATGATGCCTGTCGGACTGGAACAAGAGATCAGCGTGGAGCAGATGGCCGATCTGTTACGTTACATTCTGGATCAACCGCCGACGAAGTGA
- a CDS encoding N,N-dimethylformamidase beta subunit family domain-containing protein, producing the protein MRKEFWRIPLSGAFVKGASFLSWFAITSIAFIITQNAVATAEHKIPEGLFIEGYADQLSYTAGDEIAFHLSGVGSVTMQIDRIGATRERVFEKGSIAVSAQPIPDRASSHGCNWPETFRLPVPADWKSGYYEATLTTQDNGGAYVGKNRRTAVGSLFFVVRAAQPGSTSPILIQLATNTYNAYTNWGGHSLYSFHDRDGVQGHRVSFDRPIASQFGKWELPFIQWAEKSGYVLEYAVNSDLEFRPELLTKYRLVLSVGHDEYWSSPMRNHLEKYIADGGNVAFFSGNTCCWQVRSEDAGRSLTCFKQWYNIDPEFRTTDHQTLSTLWGHHLIGRPENQLTGVGFLWGGYHRSHGQFMEGSGAYEVHRPEHWVFAKTDVQRGEGIGGQDTVVGYECDGCEMQWRDGLPFPTGNDGTPASFTILGTCPARWHPGDCYWYEEFPKDRVGAAVMGVYTQGGTVFTAGSTDWSHGLRGNSPVIEQITRNLLDRLSAKRE; encoded by the coding sequence GTGCGCAAGGAATTCTGGCGAATCCCACTATCGGGTGCGTTTGTAAAAGGAGCGTCGTTCCTTAGCTGGTTTGCGATCACCTCCATAGCATTCATCATCACGCAGAATGCAGTCGCCACGGCGGAGCATAAAATACCGGAGGGATTGTTCATCGAAGGCTACGCCGATCAGCTCAGCTACACCGCCGGCGACGAGATCGCGTTTCACCTTTCCGGCGTCGGTTCCGTGACGATGCAAATCGATCGCATTGGAGCCACCCGCGAGCGAGTCTTTGAGAAAGGATCGATTGCTGTTTCCGCTCAACCGATCCCTGATCGTGCATCGTCACATGGTTGCAACTGGCCAGAGACGTTTCGATTGCCGGTGCCAGCGGACTGGAAATCGGGTTACTACGAAGCGACCTTGACGACTCAAGACAACGGCGGCGCATATGTCGGCAAGAATCGTCGCACTGCGGTGGGCTCGCTGTTCTTTGTGGTTCGCGCCGCCCAGCCCGGCAGCACGTCACCGATTCTGATTCAGTTGGCCACGAACACGTACAACGCCTACACGAACTGGGGCGGGCACAGCCTGTACAGTTTCCATGATCGTGATGGCGTCCAAGGGCACCGGGTTTCGTTCGATCGCCCCATCGCATCACAGTTTGGAAAGTGGGAGTTGCCGTTCATTCAATGGGCTGAGAAATCCGGCTACGTATTGGAATACGCAGTCAACAGTGACCTGGAGTTCCGGCCAGAATTGTTGACCAAGTATCGATTGGTTCTGAGCGTGGGGCACGACGAATACTGGTCGTCGCCGATGCGAAATCATTTGGAGAAATACATCGCCGACGGAGGCAACGTGGCTTTCTTCAGCGGCAACACGTGCTGTTGGCAGGTGCGCAGTGAAGACGCGGGGCGGTCGTTGACGTGTTTCAAGCAGTGGTACAACATCGATCCAGAGTTTCGCACGACGGATCATCAAACGCTCAGCACCTTGTGGGGGCATCATTTGATCGGTCGCCCTGAAAACCAGTTGACCGGAGTGGGGTTTCTGTGGGGCGGCTATCACCGTAGCCACGGCCAATTCATGGAAGGATCGGGCGCCTACGAAGTCCACCGACCGGAACATTGGGTGTTTGCCAAAACCGACGTCCAACGCGGGGAAGGAATTGGCGGTCAAGACACGGTGGTTGGTTACGAGTGCGACGGATGTGAAATGCAGTGGCGTGACGGACTGCCCTTTCCAACGGGAAACGACGGCACGCCCGCTTCGTTTACCATTCTGGGAACGTGCCCGGCACGCTGGCATCCAGGGGATTGTTATTGGTACGAGGAGTTTCCCAAGGATCGAGTCGGCGCGGCCGTGATGGGGGTCTACACGCAGGGCGGAACCGTTTTCACCGCGGGCTCAACCGATTGGTCACACGGCTTGCGTGGCAACTCACCGGTGATCGAGCAAATCACTCGCAATCTACTGGACAGATTGTCCGCTAAGCGTGAGTGA
- a CDS encoding acyl-CoA desaturase, producing the protein MSESTETLPAENEEKTAVGTSPEHPNEGSAVHGIPRPETASHRIQWPYAIAFLLFHLLALLAFAPWLFSWTGVALVFIGNFVFGSLGVNLGYHRLLTHRGMVVPKWLEHGLALLGVCCLQDAPARWVAIHRMHHQHSDKQPDPHSPLVDFLWGHVGWLVYKDTFIGTAKMYDRYARDLMRDPFYFRLERNLNWFWVYLIHAIAFFVVGTGAGYLMHGQWPLAVQFGASVFVWGVIVRTVYVWHITWAVNSVTHLWGYRNYETKDNSKNNWVIGLTNNGEGWHNNHHAHPRCAAHGHQWWELDLTYWSILLLEKLGLAKEVVHPTPKILQSKSEG; encoded by the coding sequence ATGTCAGAGAGCACCGAAACATTGCCTGCTGAAAACGAAGAAAAAACGGCGGTTGGTACCTCACCAGAGCACCCAAATGAGGGTTCGGCGGTTCACGGAATCCCTCGCCCAGAAACCGCCAGCCACCGCATTCAGTGGCCCTACGCCATCGCGTTTCTGCTGTTTCATCTGCTAGCGCTGCTCGCGTTTGCGCCATGGCTGTTCAGCTGGACGGGAGTTGCCCTGGTGTTCATCGGCAATTTTGTCTTTGGCTCACTCGGAGTCAATCTTGGCTACCATCGCTTGTTGACCCACCGCGGCATGGTCGTGCCCAAATGGCTTGAGCACGGCTTGGCTCTGCTGGGCGTATGCTGTTTACAAGACGCACCGGCTCGATGGGTTGCGATCCATCGCATGCACCACCAGCATTCCGACAAGCAGCCCGATCCGCACAGTCCACTGGTTGATTTTTTATGGGGGCATGTGGGCTGGTTGGTCTACAAGGACACCTTCATCGGTACGGCAAAGATGTACGATCGATACGCGCGAGATCTGATGCGTGATCCGTTCTACTTTCGATTGGAACGAAACCTCAATTGGTTTTGGGTTTACTTGATCCACGCGATCGCGTTCTTTGTGGTGGGAACCGGGGCCGGTTATTTGATGCATGGCCAATGGCCTCTCGCCGTCCAATTTGGTGCCAGCGTGTTTGTCTGGGGGGTCATCGTCCGAACGGTGTACGTATGGCACATCACTTGGGCGGTCAATTCCGTCACCCATCTCTGGGGATATCGAAACTACGAGACAAAAGACAACAGCAAGAACAATTGGGTGATCGGTTTGACCAACAATGGCGAAGGTTGGCACAACAACCATCACGCTCATCCCCGATGCGCCGCGCACGGGCATCAATGGTGGGAATTGGATTTGACCTATTGGTCAATCTTGCTGTTGGAGAAGCTGGGGCTTGCCAAGGAAGTCGTGCACCCAACGCCCAAGATCTTGCAGAGCAAGAGCGAAGGCTAG
- a CDS encoding dienelactone hydrolase family protein, with protein sequence MCDQDHFEEDIKKYSRRDMGALAAAGLGAAMLLPRAADAAEVSENNVNITTPDGQCDAYFVAPSSGSHAAVLVWPDIFGLRPAFRQMGKRLAESGYSVLVVNPFYRTKKAPTAPDGANTPIQSVIPLARSLNATTQTTDAKAFVKWLDAQPQVDTNKKIGTIGYCMGGPIVMRTAAAAADRVGAAATFHGGGLVTDAADSPHLLIPQMKAQFLIAIAENDDQRDPESKNVLRKAFEQAHLKAEIEVYPAGHGWCPPDTRVHNREQAEKAWARMLDLFSRSLV encoded by the coding sequence ATGTGCGATCAAGATCATTTTGAGGAAGACATCAAGAAGTATTCTCGACGAGACATGGGCGCCCTGGCGGCTGCCGGGCTCGGAGCCGCGATGCTGCTGCCGCGTGCCGCCGATGCGGCCGAGGTCAGCGAGAATAACGTCAACATCACCACACCCGATGGGCAGTGCGATGCGTATTTCGTCGCACCCTCGTCAGGGTCTCACGCTGCGGTCCTGGTATGGCCGGACATTTTCGGGCTGCGTCCGGCGTTTCGGCAGATGGGCAAACGCCTTGCCGAATCGGGTTACAGTGTTTTGGTCGTCAATCCTTTTTATCGAACCAAGAAAGCGCCCACGGCGCCCGACGGTGCAAACACGCCGATTCAAAGCGTCATCCCCCTGGCGAGATCACTCAACGCGACGACTCAGACGACCGATGCCAAGGCGTTTGTCAAATGGTTGGACGCTCAGCCGCAAGTGGACACGAACAAGAAGATCGGAACAATCGGCTACTGCATGGGCGGCCCGATCGTGATGCGAACGGCCGCTGCCGCAGCCGACCGCGTCGGGGCCGCTGCCACGTTTCATGGAGGCGGATTGGTCACCGATGCTGCCGACAGCCCGCATCTGCTGATCCCTCAAATGAAAGCTCAGTTCCTGATCGCGATCGCCGAGAACGATGACCAACGTGATCCCGAGTCAAAGAACGTGCTCAGGAAGGCGTTTGAACAAGCACATTTGAAGGCTGAGATCGAAGTCTATCCGGCGGGCCACGGTTGGTGCCCGCCGGACACACGTGTCCATAATCGCGAACAAGCCGAAAAGGCTTGGGCGAGGATGCTTGATCTATTCAGCCGGTCCCTCGTTTAA